One segment of Urocitellus parryii isolate mUroPar1 chromosome 5, mUroPar1.hap1, whole genome shotgun sequence DNA contains the following:
- the Triobp gene encoding TRIO and F-actin-binding protein isoform X2, with protein MGGWKGPGLRWGRAGLEERRAPAERGGGGGVPAPRSPDREPLPLSRRLVPPPRGAAMTPDLLNFKKGWMSILDEPGEWRKHWFVLTDSSLKYYRDSTAEEADELDGEIDLRSCTDVTEYAVQRNYGFQIHTKDAVYTLSAMTSGIRRNWIEALRKTVRPTSAPDVTKLSECNKENTLHGYGSQKGSLKAGEQRAGPRKADGPRQALDYVELSPLTQGSPQRARAPDRPAKQEELERDLAQRSEERRKWFEDSRAPEVPAGEGPRRSLGAPLTEDQQSRLSEEIEKKWQELEKLPLRDNKRVPLTALLNQSRGQRRGPPSDSQEALEKEVQSLRAQLEAWRLRGETPQNARRSQEDGHVPPGYISQLVGMITVPILQTRPLSTERLCDLPEVTRPAGVRGGI; from the exons atgggCGGATGGAAGGGGCCGGGACTGCGCTGGGGAAGGGCAGGGCTAGAGGAACGGCGGGCGCCGGCCGAgaggggcggcggcggcggggtcCCCGCGCCGCGGAGCCCGGACCGAGAGCCCCTTCCACTGTCCCGCCGCCTGGTCCCGCCGCCCCGGGGCGCCGCCATGACG CCCGACCTGCTCAACTTCAAGAAGGGATGGATGTCGATCTTGGATGAGCCTGGAGAG TGGAGGAAGCACTGGTTCGTGTTGACAGATTCAAGCCTCAAGTATTACAGAGACTCCACAGCGGAAGAG GCAGATGAGCTGGACGGCGAGATCGACCTGCGCTCCTGCACGGACGTCACCGAGTACGCGGTGCAGCGCAACTATGGCTTCCAGATCCAT ACCAAGGATGCTGTCTATACCTTGTCGGCCATGACCTCAGGTATCCGGCGGAACTGGATCGAGGCTCTGAGGAAGACTGTGCGTCCAACTTCAGCGCCAGATGTCACCAA GCTCTCGGAGTGCAATAAAGAGAACACGCTGCACGGCTATGGCTCCCAGAAGGGCTCCCTGAAGGCTGGGGAGCAGCGGGCCGGCCCCCGGAAGGCGGATGGGCCTCGGCAGGCCCTGGACTATGTGGAGCTGTCCCCGTTGACTCAGGGCTCCCCGCAGCGGGCCCGCGCTCCCGACCGCCCGGCCAAGCAGGAGGAGCTGGAGCGGGACCTGGCCCAGCGCTCGGAGGAGCGCCGCAAGTGGTTTGAGGACAGCCGGGCCCCCGAGGTGCCCGCCGGCGAGGGGCCGCGCAGGAGCCTGGGCGCCCCGCTGACGGAGGACCAGCAGAGCCGGCTCAGCGAGGAGATCGAGAAGAAGTGGCAGGAGCTGGAGAAGCTGCCCCTGCGGGACAACAAGCGGGTGCCGCTCACCGCCCTGCTCAACCAGAGCCGAGGCCAGCGCCGCGGGCCTCCGAGCGACAGCCAGGAGGCCCTGGAGAAGGAG GTCCAGTCTCTTCGAGCTCAGCTGGAGGCATGGCGCCTCCGAGGGGAGACCCCTCAGAATGCTCGCAGATCCCAGGAGGATGGCCACGTCCCCCCAGGCTACATCTCCCAG CTGGTGGGCATGATCACtgtgcccattttacagacaaggccACTGAGCACTGAGAGGTTATGTGACTTGCCCGAGGTCACCCGACCTGCAGGTGTCAGAGGTGGGATTTGA
- the LOC113197694 gene encoding TRIO and F-actin-binding protein, translating into MEHEAEKVSWEPFQATMLTQSCCQNCLHPEEAHGARYQELGSPSSVEAPYCDLPRCPPAPEDPLSASTSDCQGPKRGLSLTAGLPEEDPTAAPRSRHQELEAVPYLEGLAPSPSGSCYEDPNSDTSCSPGTSTHDTSRWSSVDCDTVERWAEVPSRDLLAMIPQRPQEGQRAEGARRATRSPTRGDTAGQKKDDSGAGSRCAAQHWAKLRGEGRYFSLERQHSAPAQASSATPQHRPHSATTRASAQAASAQREAPRASSPHRVAQKDNPRPSSTQQDTPRASFTQRNTQATSLPARVSPRASPGTSSTQGSRPQPSSPLRATPRTSGAQRDNPRASSPSRTTQRDNPRASSPSRTSQWDNPTASCTQRDNPRASSPSRATQRDTPRASSPNRTTQRDNPRTSSPSRTTQRDTPRTSCAQRNNPRTSSPSRATQRDTPRASCAQRDNPRTSPNKATQRDNSRTSCAQRDNPRASSPNRTTQKESSRTFCAQWDTPRTSSPSRTTQRDTPRASSVQQNAPRTSPAQQANPKASCTRWERLRSTCTQRDSPHSSFVQRDGPGTPGFQTSIPKDNPGPPSPCRSTQRNSPRNPSPHRTNRDIPWASFPLRPTQSDGPRSSSPSRSKQSEVPWASVSLRPTQGDRPQTSSPSRPAQRDPPQTSAGPSQHTLPSGATSSTHNPGHLSAWRMSSPLYPGACGAPQFSSGPFQPTCAVCIGHRDAPRASSPPRYLQHDPFPFFPDPQASEIELPHHDPPHLPPAVCIGHRDAPWASSPPRHAQYDPFPFLPDTSDTENENEPPHHDLPQLPPPVCIGHRDAPRASSPPRQFPEPSFLLQDYPRASTESLVPSTDSLPEPPHRPAPVCIGHRDAPSFSSPPRQAPEPSLCFQDPPGASMESLAPSTDSLRGSPLLPPQVCIGHRDAPRASSPPRHPPSDLALLAPSPPPGSSGGSRGSAAPWETRHNLEREEYTVLADLPPPRRLAQREPGPQAQGSDGGRTRSPGRAEVERLFGQERR; encoded by the exons ATGGAGCATGAGGCTGAGAAGGTCTCCTGGGAACCCTTCCAGGCCACTATGCTTACCCAGAGCTGCTGTCAAAACTGCCTCCACCCTGAGGAGGCCCATGGAGCAAGATACCAG GAGCTGGGGAGCCCTTCCAGCGTTGAGGCGCCCTACTGCGACCTGCCCCGCTGCCCGCCAGCCCCTGAGGACCCGCTCAGCGCCTCCACCTCCGATTGCCAGGGGCCCAAGAG GGGCCTGTCCCTGACAGCAGGGCTTCCTGAGGAGGACCCCACAGCTGCCCCCAGGAGCAGGCACCAGGAGCTGGAGGCAGTGCCCTATCTGGAGGGCCTGGCCCCCTCCCCGAGTGGCAGCTGCTACGAGGACCCCAACTCTGACACCAGCTGCAGCCCTGGCACTTCCACCCATGACACCAGCAGGTGGTCCTCTGTG GACTGCGACACTGTTGAGAGGTGGGCGGAAGTCCCCAGCCGGGACCTGCTCGCGATGATCCCGCAGAGGCCCCAGGAGGGGCAAAGAGCCGAAGGTGCCCGAAGGGCCACCAGGTCCCCTACAAGAGGAGACACTGCAGGCCAGAAAAAGGATG ATTCGGGCGCTGGGAGCCGCTGTGCAGCACAGCACTGGGCCAAGCTCCGGGGAGAAGGCCGGTACTTCTCCTTGGAGCGACAGCACTCAGCCCCTGCCCAGGCTTCCTCTGCGACACCACAGCACAGACCTCACAGCGCCACCACCCGGGCCTCTGCTCAGGCTGCTTCTGCACAGCGCGAAGCCCCCCGGGCCTCCTCTCCCCACCGAGTCGCTCAGAAGGACAACCCTAGGCCCTCTTCCACCCAGCAGGACACCCCCAGGGCCTCCTTCACCCAGCGGAATACCCAGGCGACGTCACTGCCCGCCAGAGTAAGCCCACGGGCTAGCCCCGGAACCTCATCCACCCAAGGAAGCCGTCCTCAACCGTCCTCTCCCCTCAGAGCT ACCCCCAGGACATCCGGTGCCCAGAGGGACAACCCCAGAGCCTCCTCCCCGAGCAGAACCACCCAGCGGGACAACCCCAGAGCCTCCTCTCCCAGCAGAACCTCCCAGTGGGACAACCCTACAGCCTCCTGTACCCAGAGGGACAACCCCAGAGCCTCCTCCCCGAGCAGAGCCACCCAGCGGGACACCCCCAGAGCATCTTCCCCCAACAGAACCACCCAGCGGGACAACCCCAGAACCTCCTCTCCCAGCAGAACCACCCAGAGGGACACCCCCAGAACCTCCTGTGCTCAGCGGAACAACCCCAGAACTTCCTCCCCGAGCAGAGCCACCCAGCGGGACACCCCCAGAGCCTCCTGTGCTCAGCGGGACAACCCCAGAACTTCTCCCAACAAAGCCACCCAGAGGGACAACTCCAGAACTTCCTGTGCCCAACGGGACAATCCCAGAGCTTCTTCTCCCAACAGAACCACCCAGAAGGAAAGCTCTAGAACCTTCTGTGCCCAATGGGACACCCCCAGAACCTCCTCCCCCAGCAGAACCACCCAGCGGGACACCCCCAGAGCCTCTTCCGTCCAACAGAACGCCCCCAGAACCTCTCCTGCCCAACAGGCCAACCCTAAAGCCTCCTGTACCAGGTGGGAGCGCCTCAGGAGCACCTGTACCCAGCGGGACTCCCCACACTCCTCCTTCGTTCAGCGGGACGGCCCTGGGACTCCCGGCTTTCAGACCAGTATCCCAAAGGACAACCCTGGACCACCATCTCCCTGCCGCTCCACCCAAAGAAACAGTCCCAGGAATCCTTCTCCCCACCGCACCAACAGAGACATCCCCTGGGCTTCCTTCCCACTCCGGCCCACTCAGAGTGACGGCCCCCGATCCTCTTCTCCATCCCGCTCCAAGCAAAGTGAGGTGCCCTGGGCATCCGTGTCCCTCCGGCCCACCCAAGGTGACAGGCCTCAGACCTCCTCTCCCTCCAGACCAGCCCAGCGGGACCCACCCCAGACTTCTGCTGGCCCCTCCCAGCACACCTTGCCCTCGGGGGCCACCTCTTCTACCCACAATCCTGGCCACCTCAGTGCCTGGCGCATGTCCTCGCCTCTGTACCCTGGGGCCTGTGGGGCACCCCAGTTCTCTTCCGGGCCCTTCCAGCCAACGTGTGCCGTGTGCATAGGACACCGCGATGCCCCTCGAGCCTCTTCACCGCCCCGCTATTTGCAGCACgaccccttccccttcttcccagACCCCCAAGCCTCTGAGATCGAGTTGCCCCACCATGACCCGCCCCACCTGCCACCAGCTGTATGCATTGGCCACCGCGATGCACCCTGGGCATCCTCGCCCCCTCGCCACGCCCAGTATgaccccttccccttcctcccagacACATCAGATACCGAAAACGAAAACGAGCCCCCGCACCACGACCTTCCTCAGTTGCCCCCACCCGTGTGCATTGGGCACCGGGATGCGCCTCGGGCCTCCTCCCCGCCGCGCCAGTTCCCGGAGccctccttcctgctccaggATTACCCCAGGGCCAGCACCGAGAGCCTCGTCCCTTCCACTGACTCTCTGCCCGAACCCCCGCACAGGCCCGCCCCCGTGTGCATCGGGCATCGAGatgccccctccttctcctcgCCGCCGCGCCAGGCCCCCGAGCCCTCCCTGTGCTTCCAGGACCCCCCCGGGGCTAGTATGGAGAGTCTGGCCCCCTCCACCGACTCCCTGCGCGGCTCCCCCCTGCTGCCCCCACAAGTGTGCATTGGCCACCGAGATGCACCCCGAGCGTCCTCCCCTCCCCGACACCCGCCCAGCGACCTGGCGCTCCTAGCGCCTTCACCTCCGCCTGGCAGCTCAGGGGGCTCCCGGGGCTCGGCAGCCCCCTGGGAAACCAGGCACAATTTGGAAAGGGAGGAGTACACCGTGCTGGCTGACCTGCCCCCGCCCAGGAGGCTGGCCCAGAGGGAGCCAGGACCCCAGGCACAGGGCAGCGACGGGGGCCGCACCCGCAGCCCTGGCCGCGCAGAGGTGGAGCGCCTCTTCGGGCAGGAGCGCAGGTGA